One region of Prionailurus viverrinus isolate Anna unplaced genomic scaffold, UM_Priviv_1.0 scaffold_38, whole genome shotgun sequence genomic DNA includes:
- the ANKRD11 gene encoding ankyrin repeat domain-containing protein 11 isoform X5: MPKGGCSRTPQHEDFSLSNDMVEKQTGKKDKDKVSLTKTPKLDRGDGGKEVRERATKRKLPFTVGANGEQKDSDTEKQGPERKRIKKEPVTRKAGLLFGMGLSGIRAGYPLSERQQVALLMQMTAEESANSPVDTTPKHPSQSTVCQKGTPNSASKTKDKVNKRNERGETRLHRAAIRGDARRIKELIGEGADVNVKDFAGWTALHEACNRGYYDVAKQLLAAGAEVNTKGLDDDTPLHDAANNGHYKVVKLLLRYGGNPQQSNRKGETPLKVANSPTMVNLLLGKGTYTSSEESSTAESSEEEDAPSFAPSSSVDGNNTDSEFEKGLKHKAKNPEPQKTVTPVKDEYEFDEDDEQDRVPPVDDKHLLKKDYRKETKSNSFISIPKMEVKSYTKNNTIAPKKAAHRILSDTSDEEDVGVTVGTGEKLRLSAHAILPGNKTREPSSSKQQKEKNKVKKKRKKETKGKEVRFGKRNDKFCSSESESESSESGEDDGDSVGSSGCLKESPLVLKDPSLFSSLSASSTSSHGSSAAQKHNPGHADQHARHWRTDNWKSISSPAWSEVSSLSDSTRTRLTSESDCSSEGSSVESLKPVRKKQEHRKRGGLQSTLSEKKNSFHAGVDGAIPKLDKEGKVVKKHKTKHKHKNKEKGLCSVGQELKLKSFTYEYEDCKQRPEKAILLDGDVPSEGKLKALKHDRDHFRREERLGKVKSEDRESWLFKEEVVKVSKDEKALKRIKDVSRSFREEKDRASKAEREKLVKEKSPKEERLRLYKEERKKKSKDRPAKLEKKNDCKEDRIPKEKEKAFKEEKDKAKKEKVYREDSSAFDEYCNKSQFLENEDTKFSLSDDQQDRWFSDLSDSSFDFKGDDSWDSPVTDYRDVKSDPVARLILETVKEDSKEKKRESKGREKRDYGDRRSDRDAFFRKKDRDCLDKSSERRREQADKHKGIPGCLPDKDKKRRESAEGGRDRKDGLEATKERKDGRPKPEEAHREEPKEVAGEAGFKDRPDCDFGKGPEPWERLHAARDKEKKERGKLEKYKDKSGDRDKSEKSVLEKCQKDKEFDKCFKEKKDPKEKHKDKERKASLDQGKEKREKNFPGLLSEDFPEKKDEKKGKEKSWYIADIFTDESEDEKDEFAASGLRLGDAGDAPRADGPQDADRHRKHSADRQHSEKQKERELREKKREKGAAEGAKDKKEKVLEKHKDKKDKEGADKYKDRKDRTSADPTQEKKSKQKPPEKLERKPSAEDRARSRHRERPDREHCRDRKVSRSAEAEKSLLERLEEEALHAYREDSNDKASEVSSDSFTDRGQEPGLSALLEVSFTEPPEEKVRERERHRHSSSSSKKSHDRERVRKDKCEKRDKSDDYKDTGSRKEPGQCDKDFSDADAYGIPYGAKADVEDELDKTIELFATEKKDKNDSEREPSKKADKELKPYGCGAAGALKDKRRRERHRERWRDEREKHRDRHSDGPPRHHKDEQKPAARDKDNPPNALRDKSRDESLKLSEAKPKEKFKENPEKEKGDSVKVGNGNDKPPAARDQGKRDARPREKLLGDGDLMMTSFERMLSQKDLEVEERHKRHKERMKQMEKMRHRSGDPKLKDRAKPAEDARKKGLDVPARRPLVPDPALKDKRPKEPALAPPAADGKPPLGPAGDARDWLAGPHAKEALPASPRPDQGRPTGVPTPASVVSCPSYEEAMHTPRTPSCSADDYSDLIFDCADPQPVSSTSASACSPSFFDRFSVAASGISETASQTPTRPLCTSLYRSVSVDIRRTPEEEFSTGDKLFRQQSVPTASTYGSPGQRLEDKAPVPPGPAEKFACLSPGYYSPDYGIPSPKADALHCPPAAVVNVTPSPEGAFSGLQAKSPPSHRDELLAPSMEGALPPDLGIPLDATEDQQATAAIIPPEPSYLEPLDEGPFSTVITEDPVEWAHPAASEQALSCSLMGGAPENPVSWPVGPDLLLKSPQRLPESPQHFCPTEALHPAAPGPFGAPEPPYPGSPDSYPLSATEPGLEGAKGDVVDTVPAAVPAPEEPAPFAPPSRLEPFFTNCKPLPDAPPDAAPEPACLATVTQVEALAPMENNFLENGHDLSALGQVEAVPWPDGFPNSEDDLDLGPFSLPELPLQAKDVSDVETEPVEETPLGPPENTPAGPPVVPSGGDVPAAAAEEQPALPPDQAAPRLPAEPEPESPEEPKPDVMLETTVEAGVTSEGRVPPEDSDSSLGPAPPAPERHPAGSGDEEAEGRDPPAASHGTPDAAVVAAAAAAADGSAQAHVEDGAGPLDGAGPEGPVGGIQPEASEPEPKPAVEAPKAPKVEEIPQRMTRNRAQMLANQSKQSSPPADKEPAPAPPARAKGRCCEEDDPQAQHPRKRRFQRSSQQLQQQMNTSTQQTREVIQQTLAAIVDAIKLDDIEPYHSDRSNPYFEYLQIRKKIEEKRKILCYITPQAPQCYAEYVTYTGSYLLDGKPLSKLHIPVIAPPPSLAEPLKELFKQQEAVRGKLRLQHSIEREKLIVSCEQEILRVHCRAARTIANQAVPFSACTMLLDSEVYNMPLESQGDENKSVRDRFNARQFISWLQDVDDKYDRMKTCLLMRQQHEAAALNAVQRMEWQLKAQELDPAGHKALCVHEVPSFYVPMVDVNDDFVLLPA, encoded by the exons ATGCCCAAGGGCGGGTGTTCTAGAACACCACAGCACGAAGACTTTTCCCTCAGCAACGACATGGTGGAGAAACAAACGGGGAAAAAG GATAAAGATAAAGTTTCTCTGACCAAGACCCCAAAGCTGGACCGCGGcgatggagggaaggaggtgagggagcgAGCAACCAAGCGGAAGCTGCCCTTCACTGTGGGGGCCAATGGAGAGCAGAAGGACTCGGACACAG AGAAGCAGGGTCCTGAGCGCAAGAGGATTAAGAAGGAGCCCGTCACCCGGAAGGCCGGGCTGCTGTTTGGCATGGGGCTGTCTGGGATCCGAGCCGGCTACCCCCTCTCCGAGCGCCAGCAGGTGGCTCTCCTCATGCAGATGACTGCCGAGGAGTCCGCCAACAGCCCAG TAGACACGACGCCAAAGCACCCCTCCCAGTCGACAGTGTGCCAGAAGGGGACGCCGAACTCCGCCtcgaaaaccaaagacaaagtgAACAAGCGGAACGAGCGCGGAGAGACCCGCCTGCACCGCGCGGCCATCCGCGGGGACGCCCGGCGCATCAAGGAGCTCATCGGCGAGGGCGCGGACGTCAACGTCAAGGACTTTGCAG GCTGGACAGCGCTGCACGAGGCGTGTAACCGGGGCTACTACGACGTCGCCAAGCAGCTGCTGGCCGCGGGGGCAGAGGTGAACACCAAGGGCCTAGATGACGACACCCCCCTGCACGACGCCGCGAACAACGGGCACTACAAG GTGGTGAAGCTGTTGTTGCGGTATGGCGGGAACCCTCAGCAAAGCAACAGAAAAGGCGAGACGCCGCTGAAGGTGGCCAACTCCCCGACCATGGTGAATCTCCTGCTGGGCAAGGGGACCTACACGTCCAGCGAGGAGAGCTCGACCG CAGAGAGCTCAGAGGAGGAAGACGCCCCATCGTTCGCACCTTCTAGTTCAGTTGACGGCAATAACACAGACTCTGAATTTGAAAAAGGCCTGAAGCACAAGGCTAAGAATCCAGAGCCCCAGAAAACTGTGACCCCCGTCAAGGATGAGTACGAGTTTGACGAGGACGACGAGCAGGACAGAGTCCCTCCAGTGGACGACAAACACTTACTGAAAAAGGATTACAGGAAAGAAACTAAatcaaatagttttatttctatacccaaaatggaagtgaaaagttACACTAAAAATAACACGATTGCACCAAAGAAAGCGGCTCATCGCATCCTGTCAGACACGTCAGACGAGGAGGACGTTGGTGTCACTGTGGGGACAGGAGAGAAGCTGAGGCTCTCGGCACACGCGATACTGCCCGGTAACAAAACGCGGGAACCGTCCAGCtccaagcagcagaaagagaaaaataaagtgaaaaagaagcGAAAGAAGGAGACAAAAGGCAAGGAAGTGCGGTTTGGGAAAAGGAATGACAAGTTCTGCTCCTCCGAGTCGGAGAGCGAGTCCTCGGAGAGCGGGGAGGACGACGGGGACTCGGTGGGGAGCTCTGGCTGCCTCAAGGAGTCCCCACTGGTGCTGAAGGACCCGTCCCTGTTCAGCTCTCTGTCCGCCTCCTCCACCTCGTCTCACGGGAGCTCTGCCGCCCAGAAGCATAACCCCGGCCACGCGGACCAGCACGCCAGGCACTGGCGGACAGACAATTGGAAAAGCATCTCTTCTCCCGCCTGGTCAGAGGTCAGCTCTTTATCAGACTCCACAAGGACGAGACTGACGAGCGAGTCTGACTGCTCCTCCGAGGGCTCCAGCGTGGAGTCGCTGAAGCCCGTGAGGAAGAAGCAGGAGCACAGGAAGCGGGGCGGCCTGCAGAGCACGCTGTCGGAGAAGAAGAACTCTTTCCACGCCGGCGTGGACGGCGCCATTCCCAAGCTGGACAAGGAGGGCAAGGTCGTCAAGAAACACaagacaaaacacaaacacaaaaacaaggaGAAGGGGCTGTGCTCCGTGGGTCAGGAGCTCAAGCTGAAAAGTTTCACTTACGAGTATGAGGACTGCAAGCAGCGGCCGGAGAAGGCCATACTCCTGGACGGCGACGTTCCCAGTGAGGGCAAGCTGAAGGCCTTGAAGCACGACCGGGACCACTTCAGGAGGGAAGAGCGGCTCGGCAAGGTGAAGTCGGAAGACAGGGAATCCTGGCTCTTCAAAGAGGAGGTGGTCAAGGTTTCCAAAGACGAGAAGGCCCTGAAGAGAATCAAAGATGTGAGCAGGTCTTTCCGAGAAGAGAAAGACCGTGCGAgtaaagcagaaagagagaaactggtgaaggagaagtctcccaaagagGAACGACTGAGGCTctacaaagaggaaagaaagaaaaagtccaaAGACAGGCCCGCCAAGCTAGAGAAGAAGAACGATTGTAAGGAGGACAGGATTccaaaggagaaggagaaggctttcaaagaagaaaaagacaaagcgaaaaaagaaaaagtctacaGGGAAGACTCTTCCGCTTTCGACGAATATTGTAACAAGAGTCAGTTTCTGGAGAACGAAGACACCAAATTCAGCCTTTCTGACGACCAGCAGGATCGGTGGTTCTCGGACTTGTCCGATTCGTCCTTCGATTTCAAAGGGGACGACAGTTGGGATTCTCCAGTGACAGACTACAGGGATGTGAAAAGTGACCCCGTGGCCAGACTGATCCTGGAGACCGTGAAGGAGGACAGCAAGGAAAAGAAGCGGGAGAGCAAGGGCCGTGAGAAGCGGGACTACGGGGACAGGCGCAGCGACAGGGACGCCTTCTTCCGGAAGAAGGACAGAGACTGTCTGGACAAGAGCTCcgagaggaggagggagcaggcagACAAGCATAAGGGCATCCCCGGCTGCCTTCCCGACAAGGACAAAAAGCGGAGGGAGTCCGCCGAGGGCGGGCGGGACAGGAAGGACGGCCTCGAGGCCACCAAGGAGCGGAAGGATGGCCGGCCCAAGCCCGAGGAGGCCCACCGGGAGGAGCCGAAGGAGGTGGCCGGCGAGGCCGGCTTCAAGGACAGGCCCGACTGTGACTTTGGGAAGGGCCCCGAGCCCTGGGAGAGGCTCCATGCAGCAAGAgacaaggagaagaaggaaagggggaaattagagaaatacaaagataagTCCGGTGACAGAGACAAAAGCGAAAAGTCTGTCCTCGAGAAATGTCAGAAGGACAAGGAGTTTGACAAATGCTTTAAAGAGAAGAAGGATCCCAAGGAGAAGCACAAGGACAAGGAGAGAAAGGCGTCTCTTGaccaggggaaagaaaagagggagaagaattTCCCTGGGCTTCTGTCCGAGGACTTCCCTGAAAAAAAAGACGAGAAGAAGGGTAAAGAGAAGAGCTGGTACATCGCCGACATATTCACAGACGAAAGCGAGGACGAGAAGGACGAGTTCGCGGCCAGCGGGCTCCGACTCGGGGACGCCGGGGACGCGCCGCGGGCGGACGGCCCCCAGGACGCCGACCGGCACCGGAAGCACTCTGCCGACCGGCAGCACTCGGAGAAGCAGAAGGAGCGAGAGCTccgagaaaagaaaagggagaagggagccgCGGAAGGGgcgaaagacaagaaagaaaaggtccTGGAGAAGCACAAGGACAAGAAGGACAAAGAGGGTGCGGACAAGTACAAGGACAGGAAGGACCGCACCTCGGCCGACCCCACCCAGGAAAAGAAGAGCAAGCAGAAGCCTCCCGAGAAGCTGGAGCGGAAGCCCTCCGCGGAGGACAGGGCCAGGAGCAGGCACCGCGAGAGGCCGGACCGGGAGCACTGCCGGGACAGGAAGGTGTCGAGGAGCGCCGAGGCGGAGAAGAGCCTGctggagaggctggaggaggaggcccTGCACGCGTACCGGGAGGACTCCAACGACAAGGCCAGCGAGGTGTCCTCGGACAGCTTCACCGACCGCGGGCAGGAGCCCGGCCTGAGCGCCCTCCTGGAGGTGTCCTTCACGGAGCCCCCGGAGGAGAaggtcagggagagagaaaggcacagacaCTCTTCGTCCTCGTCCAAGAAGAGCCACGATCGGGAGAGGGTCCGGAAAGACAAGTGTGAGAAGAGAGACAAGAGCGACGATTACAAGGACACGGGCAGCAGGAAGGAGCCCGGCCAGTGCGACAAGGACTTCTCGGACGCCGACGCTTACGGGATCCCTTACGGCGCCAAAGCGGACGTAGAGGACGAGCTAGATAAAACCATTGAGTTGTTCGCCAccgaaaagaaagataaaaatgattcAGAGAGAGAGCCTTCCAAGAAAGCGGACAAGGAGCTGAAGCCTTATGGCTGTGGCGCCGCCGGTGCCCTCAAGGACAAGAGGCGGCGGGAGAGGCACCGCGAGAGGTGGCGGGACGAGCGGGAGAAGCACAGGGACAGGCACAGCGACGGGCCCCCGCGGCACCACAAGGACGAGCAGAAGCCCGCAGCCAGAGACAAGGACAACCCTCCAAACGCACTCAGAGACAAGTCCCGGGACGAGAGCCTGAAGCTCAGCGAGGCCAAACCGAAGGAGAAGTTCAAGGAAAACCCGGAGAAGGAAAAGGGTGACTCGGTGAAGGTCGGCAACGGCAACGATAAGCCGCCGGCAGCCAGAGACCAGGGCAAGAGAGATGCCCGGCCCAGAGAGAAGCTTCTGGGCGACGGCGACCTGATGATGACCAGCTTCGAGCGCATGCTGTCCCAGAAGGACCTGGAGGTCGAGGAGCGGCACAAGCGGCACAAGGAGAGGATGAAGCAGATGGAGAAGATGAGGCACCGGTCCGGAGACCCGAAGCTCAAGGACAGGGCGAAGCCCGCTGAGGACGCGCGCAAGAAGGGCCTGGACGTGCCCGCACGGAGGCCGCTGGTGCCGGACCCCGCCCTGAAGGACAAGAGGCCCAAGGAGCCCGCTCTGGCCCCGCCGGCCGCCGACGGCAAGCCCCCCCTGGGGCCGGCCGGGGACGCCAGGGACTGGCTGGCCGGGCCGCACGCGAAAGAGGCGCTGCCCGCCTCCCCGAGGCCGGACCAGGGCCGGCCCACCGGGGTCCCCACGCCCGCGTCCGTGGTGTCGTGCCCCAGCTACGAGGAGGCCATGCACACGCCCAGGACCCCGTCCTGCAGCGCGGACGACTACTCTGACCTCATTTTCGACTGCGCTGACCCCCAGCCCGTCTCCAGCACGTCCGCCAGCGCCTGCTCCCCCTCTTTTTTCGACAGGTTCTCTGTGGCAGCGAGTGGGATTTCGGAAACCGCGAGCCAGACGCCTACGAGGCCGCTGTGCACGAGCCTGTACCGTTCGGTGTCTGTCGATATCCGGAGGACCCCCGAGGAAGAATTCAGCACTGGGGACAAGCTGTTCAGACAGCAGAGCGTCCCCACCGCGTCCACTTACGGCTCGCCAGGGCAGCGCCTGGAGGACAAGGCCCCTGTGCCCCCAGGTCCTGCCGAGAAGTTCGCCTGCTTGTCCCCGGGGTACTACTCCCCGGACTATGgcatcccctcccccaaagcGGACGCTCTGCACTGCCCGCCTGCGGCTGTGGTCAATGTCACCCCCTCCCCAGAGGGTGCTTTCTCTGGTTTACAAGCGAAGTCCCCGCCTTCGCACAGAGATGAGCTGTTGGCCCCGTCCATGGAGGGGGCCCTTCCGCCTGACTTGGGCATCCCCCTGGATGCCACGGAGGACCAGCAGGCCACTGCCGCCATCATCCCCCCGGAGCCCAGCTACCTGGAGCCGCTGGACGAGGGCCCCTTCAGCACGGTCATCACAGAGGACCCCGTCGAGTGGGCGCACCCAGCTGCCTCGGAGCAGGCCCTGTCCTGCAGCCTGATGGGGGGCGCCCCCGAGAACCCCGTCAGCTGGCCTGTGGGGCCGGACCTCCTGCTTAAGTCCCCACAGCGCCTCCCAGAGTCCCCGCAGCATTTCTGCCCCACTGAGGCCCTCCACCCTGCTGCCCCGGGGCCCTTCGGCGCCCCAGAGCCCCcttacccaggctcccctgactCGTACCCTCTGTCGGCCACCGAGCCTGGACTCGAGGGCGCCAAAGGCGACGTGGTGGACACAGTCCCGGCCGCTGTGCCCGCCCCAGAAGAACCAGccccctttgcccctccttcCAGGCTGGAGCCCTTTTTCACCAACTGCAAACCGCTCCCTGACGCGCCCCCCGACGCGGCCCCGGAGCCTGCGTGTTTGGCCACCGTGACTCAGGTGGAGGCTCTGGCGCCCATGGAGAATAACTTCCTGGAAAACGGGCACGACCTGTCGGCCCTCGGCCAGGTGGAAGCGGTGCCCTGGCCTGATGGCTTCCCCAACTCCGAGGACGACTTGGACCTGGGGCCCTTCTCTCTGCCAGAGCTTCCTCTTCAAGCTAAAGACGTTTCCGATGTCGAAACGGAACCAGTAGAAGAGACTCCCCTTGGCCCTCCGGAAAACACCCCCGCGGGGCCCCCCGTAGTCCCGAGTGGCGGGGATGTCCCTGCAGCGGCTGCCGAGGAACAGCCCGCACTGCCTCCCGACCAGGCGGCTCCCCGGCTCCCCGCCGAGCCCGAGCCGGAGTCCCCCGAGGAGCCCAAGCCGGATGTGATGTTGGAGACCACGGTAGAGGCAGGGGTCACGTCAGAGGGGAGGGTCCCCCCCGAGGACTCGGACTCCAGCCTGGGGCCCGCACCGCCAGCCCCGGAGCGGCATCCAGCGGGGAGCGGAGACGAGGAGGCCGAGGGCCGGGACCCCCCGGCCGCGTCCCACGGCACCCCCGACGCCGCTGTcgttgccgccgccgccgccgccgcggatGGCTCTGCACAGGCACATGTGGAGGACGGGGCCGGCCCGCTCGACGGGGCCGGCCCCGAGGGACCTGTGGGCGGCATCCAGCCCGAAGCTTCAGAACCAGAACCCAAACCCGCGGTCGAAGCCCCGAAGGCGCCCAAGGTGGAGGAGATCCCCCAGCGCATGACGAGGAACCGGGCTCAGATGCTGGCCAACCAGAGCAAGCAGAGCTCGCCGCCCGCCGACAAGGAgcccgcgcccgccccgcccgcccgcgccAAGGGCCGCTGCTGCGAGGAGGACGACCCCCAGGCCCAGCACCCGCGCAAGCGCCGCTTCCAGCGCTCCAGccagcagctgcagcagcagaTGAACACGTCCACGCAGCAGACGCGGGAGGTGATCCAGCAGACGCTGGCCGCCATCGTGGACGCCATCAAGCTGGATGACATCGAGCCATACCACAGCGACAGGTCCAACCCCTACTTCGAGTACTTGCAGATCAGGAAGAAGATCGAGGAGAAGCGCAAGATTCTCTGCTACATCACGCCGCAGGCGCCCCAGTGCTACGCCGAGTACGTCACCTACACGGGCTCCTACCTCCTGGACGGCAAGCCGCTCAGCAAGCTGCACATCCCCGTG AtcgcgccccctccctccctggcggAGCCCCTGAAGGAGCTGTTCAAGCAGCAGGAGGCCGTGAGGGGGAAGCTGCGGCTGCAGCACAGCATCGAGCGG GAAAAGCTCATAGTCTCCTGCGAGCAGGAGATCCTGCGGGTTCACTGCCGGGCAGCGAGAACCATCGCGAACCAGGCGGTGCCGTTCAGCGCCTGCACCATGCTGCTGGACTCCGAGGTCTACAACATGCCTCTGGAGAGTCAG